DNA sequence from the Vicia villosa cultivar HV-30 ecotype Madison, WI linkage group LG3, Vvil1.0, whole genome shotgun sequence genome:
CATAAGCACAGATTTTGGTAGAATTGGCAAACATTGGAAGGTCGCTCTTACATTTCAAGGTATCTTATTTGTTGGATTCTTAGCAAAGGTGCTTGCATGTGTCCTTGTTTCTCCTACATATAATATGAGGCATAAATATGGCTTAGTGCTTGGACTTATATTGAATATCAAAGGCATCCTCGAACTAATATATTTCTCTAGACTCAAAAAACTCATGGTACTAAAATTCTTTCTTGTATTTCATTTCACCTTATATATATTACTCCCTTCGGTCCTTATTATAacagaaaatttattttttagattcattcaataattaatgtatctggtccatatatagaccaaatacattgttCATTtcatgaatctaaaaagtgaattttctcttataataaggaCCAGGGAGAGTATTAGTTTATGCATATACATGTAATACTTAGATTTAATACCTTAGTTTTTGAATAATCATTTTTGCAGGTTATTGATGATGAAGTATACAGCCAAATGGTTTTATATGTGGTGTTGATGACCGGGATATGCATACCCTTGATAAAATCTTTGTATAAACATCGATCTCGTGTGTTAAGAACTAAAAACATACATGAAGATAGGAAAAGAACAATCCAAAGTACTTCTAATAATTCAGAGCTCAGCATCATTTCTTGCGTACACAATGAAGCAAATGTTCGTAGCATGATTGGTTTATTAGAAGCTTGTTACCCATCAAAAGAAAGTCCTTTATATGTCCAAATCGTTCACCTCACAGAGTTATTAGGAAAAAGCACACCGATTCTTCTTCCTATAAATATGAGAAACAAAAAATCATTATCCATAAATTACCCGAACAGCAGCCACATTTTACGTGCTTTTGAGAATTACTCCGAAAATTCAAAAGGTCCAGTCACAATTAACTCATATATTAATGTTTCCCCTTACAATTGCATGCATGAAGCCATTTGTAACCTCGTCGAAGACAAACTAGTTCATTTCCTCATCATTCCAtttcatgaaaatgatcaaagttTAGGTAACAATGTTGGATCTGCAATTCATGACCTCAATAGTAATTTTCAAGCTTCCGCGCAATGTACCGTTGGAATATTGGTGGATAGATACTCGCAAATTAGTGTGAGTGCAACCAATCTATCGTTTAATGTCGCTATATTTTTTGTTGGTGGAAAAGATGATCGAGAAGCATTAGCGTTGGGTATTCGAATGTTTGATCGTCCCAATACAAATGTTACATTATTTTGTTtcatcattaataataataataagaataacaataataataattcgAGTGATCTTGAATATAAAGTTGATGATAAAGAAGATGAAACATTTGAGAGAATGATGGATGAGAGTTTGATAGATGAGTTTAAggctaaaaaaattaataatgataATGTTGTTTGTCATGAGATTGTGGTGGAAGATTGTACACAAATGTTGGAAGCGATTCGAGGTTTAGAGAATGAAGACTATAATCTTGTGATGGTTGGTAAGAGACATAATATTGGTGAATTGACAGATGAAGAAATGTCAAATTTTATGGATAATGcaattttattgggtgtttttgGAGATATGTTGGCATCTACCGAGTTTTGTAATGGAAAAGTTCCTATTTTGGTGTTGCAATGTGGCGAAAAGAGAGTTAAACAGTTTGAGAAGGTAGTCACTCGTGTTAATACATTATTTTAGTGCTTGTTAGGATTTTTGTTAGTTTATGGATTTTTTAAATGTAgtttgaatttttgtttttcattcATGACTTTGTTGAGAGAAtaaagttgggtgattttagACTCATATTCCATCCTCGTTTATCTTTTCGCATGAATGgccaaaatatattaaaatcctTAAATCTCTGAGCTTAAGACGTATTCGAGAAGAGAATAATTTAGTGTTGCAATCGTCTTACACTAACTAATTATATTCTACTTACAAATGCAAACCAAAATGCAAGAAAAAGATACTAGTATAACATAAACTTAGCTAGACATTAAAACAAAATTGACCTATTAGACATACCATTTTATCAAAAAGCGATATTATACTAGCATTAAACTAAACGCTAGAACATACTATGATAGCGCTTTTAGAAACATGCTATTAAAAAGTAGATTTAATAGCGTTTATGAAGTGCTATCATAGGTGATAAACCTATAATAACAGGAGCTTTAATAGCGTTTAAAACGCTATTAAATCATAAAAAGCGCTATTAAACATTCTTTTGGCATAGTGTAGTTAGAAAAACCGCTATCATGCATGCCACCACAAGCCCAGTTCAAAAACATATTGAGAGCAAACCAAATTATATTGAACAAAAACAAAACCATTTCAGGTCCCTTAGACCATGTACAATGGTTTCAACActcaacacccactttttcaactcccaacactccacatcattttctctttcttccacctaataactcaacacccattcaacttttaccctctccaatggtttttcactcaacaccctaccccaccactttttattttcatattcttatttaaattttatttttatttttatgattacataaaattacaattatcgattaaaattaaattaaaataataaatacttaataatttattttttaattttttgtaataaaaacaaaatttatttaaataattggatacgatacaaatcatcttaaattaatttaaactacaACAAAGAATTTTGAGTGTTAAAATGATtattgggatccatttcactaaaaaaagacacttaacttcaaaataaacactaatagaaagataataataagattaagatagtgaaaaactttgtttttttttttctgtgtccaaatcaaatgaaccaagtctctatttatagagaaaaaaaatcatgaattttggtaaaaaaaataaaaaaaaattaatttgcaacgaaataattgagttcaaagtattaaatggataaaaatctggcCAGCCAATCAAGCCCAGCCACGTGCGCCCCTGCGTCAGTGTAcattgtgttgagttttctcaacatCTATCTCCTCCAACACACACTCAACACTACTCTAAACACCCATTGCACATGATTTTGCCATGTTAAGTTTAAATAAACAGACCCATTGCACATGGTCTTACATGTCTTATACAATG
Encoded proteins:
- the LOC131658379 gene encoding cation/H(+) antiporter 15-like; protein product: MSLDKSFLFSSNDSHAFQKCFQNNRTLGSFGIWFGDNPFDFVLPIALCQIILSFIVSRTLYYVLRPLQTPKFLCCVIGGVLLGPTAIGRNVRLMDTLFPLKQASFLTTLAKIGSSYFVFIYALKLDVINNLKTARRCWRFGVIPFYSCYFSTTILLALYKPRGDEKENTANSVYSIPNVFTVSSFAVVSEALTELNLISTELGQIALSSSMISEILQWITITLQFSSKINFVISLGFLACTCLFGLSFFFIVRPMAKFIIQRTPVGKPVNEIYIVMILLGVLVMAGISDAIGLHFVMGPILFGLVMPNGPPLATTILERSELINQEFLMPFFFLYVGISTDFGRIGKHWKVALTFQGILFVGFLAKVLACVLVSPTYNMRHKYGLVLGLILNIKGILELIYFSRLKKLMVIDDEVYSQMVLYVVLMTGICIPLIKSLYKHRSRVLRTKNIHEDRKRTIQSTSNNSELSIISCVHNEANVRSMIGLLEACYPSKESPLYVQIVHLTELLGKSTPILLPINMRNKKSLSINYPNSSHILRAFENYSENSKGPVTINSYINVSPYNCMHEAICNLVEDKLVHFLIIPFHENDQSLGNNVGSAIHDLNSNFQASAQCTVGILVDRYSQISVSATNLSFNVAIFFVGGKDDREALALGIRMFDRPNTNVTLFCFIINNNNKNNNNNNSSDLEYKVDDKEDETFERMMDESLIDEFKAKKINNDNVVCHEIVVEDCTQMLEAIRGLENEDYNLVMVGKRHNIGELTDEEMSNFMDNAILLGVFGDMLASTEFCNGKVPILVLQCGEKRVKQFEKAHRHCPNSLVLFYYLNLCRSKERFCEWLQPVLSLSLAWGKPASNRQSQQMNAHNQLISAYITQELSCPMSNLCHKFINMWLTLMGVEFST